One Nitrospira sp. DNA window includes the following coding sequences:
- a CDS encoding transposase → MREVLGRHPIGVRRACGLVTLNRASWYYRHSRRDDSALRRRLRELAHARPRFGYLRLHVMLRREGWLINGKRVRRLYREEGLAVRLTHRRKRASPLRVVPSAPTQVNERWSMDFVADTLLDGRRFRALTVVDNYSRHSQIIEPDFTLTGKKVVAALERVAKPCGYPKIITVDNGSEFTSKALDACVVLP, encoded by the coding sequence GTGCGAGAGGTACTAGGGCGGCATCCCATCGGGGTGCGACGAGCGTGTGGGCTGGTCACGTTGAATCGGGCGTCCTGGTACTACCGCCACAGCCGGCGCGATGATAGTGCCCTCCGGAGACGGTTGCGCGAATTGGCTCACGCCCGTCCCCGCTTCGGGTATCTCCGGCTGCACGTGATGCTGCGACGAGAAGGCTGGCTGATCAACGGCAAGCGGGTCCGTCGACTTTATCGCGAAGAAGGGCTGGCGGTGCGGCTGACACATCGACGGAAACGCGCCAGTCCGCTGCGGGTAGTCCCGTCGGCTCCGACGCAGGTGAACGAACGATGGAGTATGGATTTTGTCGCGGATACACTACTGGACGGGCGGCGGTTTCGCGCACTCACGGTCGTGGATAACTATAGTCGGCACAGTCAAATAATCGAACCAGACTTCACCCTGACCGGGAAGAAGGTGGTCGCCGCCCTAGAGCGAGTGGCAAAGCCGTGTGGATACCCGAAGATCATCACCGTGGACAATGGGAGCGAATTTACCTCGAAGGCGCTGGATGCCTGTGTAGTGCTCCCTTGA
- a CDS encoding transposase → MKKSKFSEVQIAAALRQVEAGAPIPEVTRALGISEATYYVWRKQYGQMAIAEIRRLRQLEEENRRLKQLVADLTLDKVILQEVLAKKP, encoded by the coding sequence ATGAAGAAGAGCAAGTTTTCGGAGGTACAGATCGCCGCGGCGCTGCGGCAGGTGGAGGCTGGAGCGCCGATTCCCGAAGTCACGCGAGCGCTTGGGATCAGTGAAGCGACGTACTATGTCTGGCGTAAGCAATATGGCCAGATGGCGATCGCGGAGATCCGGCGGCTGCGGCAGCTGGAGGAGGAGAACCGCAGGCTCAAGCAATTGGTCGCCGATTTGACGCTTGATAAGGTGATTTTGCAAGAGGTGCTCGCAAAAAAGCCTTGA
- a CDS encoding NADH-quinone oxidoreductase subunit L: protein MEAIFPLVTIFAPLLGTLLIGLFWRELGERSARLGVGALWCSALTSLVTLAVVLYGDPIRLTILGASSGALAYTILIDRLAGVMMVLISLVSLIIHVYSERYMVGDAGYIRFFVFLGGLTSVLLSLVSSGNLLWMFVCWHLVTWLLASLLVCNPASRPAREAGQMTFWVQGLGDFAFLLALLALYGATGTLDLTELFARLQANPATLTLWPGMQTDLDVALVATLLLLLSVMTKSAQFPFHLWLIGTIEAPTPVSALMHAGIVNAGGFLVNRLAPLFGLAPTTLHLMFVIGCVTALIGATAMLTQTSVKRRLVYSTMGQMGYMVMECGLGAFALAVFHLCAHGLFKATLFLNSGSVIHKARTEFKLPPAAQVDEAHSFSPMTWTTGVVATLVLPLVILLVAHGVVSIPLQDAQGAVIFLFFGWVTTSQAMFTLYRLHTGASWTVSLTMLGALTVIGLTYLWAGEAFTHFLYPAHDAAASFMRAAEWNRTLFDAVVGLAVMFILAAWGMIYGKAKGVKLLMPAWMDQLRARAYVMFLNGLYVEDLVRVIGRAAFRR from the coding sequence ATGGAAGCAATTTTTCCACTCGTGACGATCTTTGCGCCCCTGCTGGGCACATTGCTCATCGGCCTGTTTTGGCGGGAGCTTGGTGAGCGCAGTGCACGCCTCGGCGTCGGAGCGCTCTGGTGCTCGGCGCTGACGTCGTTGGTAACCCTGGCGGTGGTGCTGTATGGAGACCCGATCCGCTTAACCATCCTGGGTGCGTCCTCGGGAGCCCTGGCCTATACGATTCTCATCGATCGCCTGGCCGGGGTCATGATGGTGTTGATCAGCCTGGTCAGTCTCATCATCCATGTGTATTCCGAGCGATACATGGTAGGCGACGCAGGCTACATCCGCTTCTTTGTATTTCTGGGTGGTCTCACCTCCGTGTTGCTGAGCCTGGTCAGCAGCGGCAATCTGTTGTGGATGTTCGTCTGCTGGCATTTGGTGACGTGGCTGCTCGCGTCGTTGCTCGTCTGCAACCCGGCGAGTCGTCCGGCCAGGGAAGCCGGCCAGATGACCTTTTGGGTTCAGGGGCTCGGGGATTTCGCCTTTCTCTTGGCGCTGTTGGCCCTGTATGGCGCGACCGGCACGCTGGATCTGACCGAACTCTTTGCTCGCCTGCAGGCCAATCCTGCGACGTTGACCCTCTGGCCGGGCATGCAGACGGATCTGGACGTGGCCCTGGTCGCGACCCTGTTACTCCTGTTGTCGGTGATGACGAAATCGGCGCAGTTTCCCTTTCACCTGTGGCTGATCGGCACGATCGAGGCCCCGACGCCGGTTTCGGCCTTGATGCATGCGGGTATCGTGAACGCCGGCGGCTTTCTCGTCAATCGCCTTGCTCCGCTGTTCGGATTGGCTCCCACGACGCTGCATCTGATGTTTGTGATCGGGTGCGTGACAGCCTTGATCGGCGCCACCGCGATGCTGACGCAAACCAGCGTGAAGCGCAGGCTCGTGTACTCGACCATGGGACAGATGGGATATATGGTCATGGAGTGCGGGCTGGGTGCATTTGCCCTGGCGGTGTTCCATCTCTGTGCGCACGGCCTCTTCAAGGCTACCCTGTTCCTCAATTCCGGCTCGGTCATCCACAAGGCGCGGACGGAATTCAAATTACCCCCGGCCGCCCAGGTGGATGAGGCCCATAGTTTTTCACCCATGACGTGGACGACCGGTGTGGTTGCGACGTTGGTGTTGCCGTTGGTGATCCTGCTCGTTGCGCATGGCGTCGTCAGCATTCCCTTGCAGGATGCGCAGGGGGCGGTGATTTTTCTCTTCTTCGGGTGGGTCACGACGTCGCAAGCGATGTTCACGCTGTACCGACTCCACACCGGGGCCTCCTGGACTGTCTCGTTGACCATGCTTGGGGCATTGACGGTCATCGGCCTCACCTACCTCTGGGCAGGCGAGGCATTTACCCATTTTTTGTATCCGGCCCATGATGCTGCGGCGAGTTTCATGCGCGCGGCCGAATGGAATCGTACGTTATTTGACGCGGTGGTGGGGTTAGCGGTGATGTTCATCCTGGCTGCGTGGGGCATGATTTACGGCAAGGCCAAAGGCGTCAAGTTGCTGATGCCGGCCTGGATGGATCAGTTGCGTGCACGGGCCTATGTCATGTTCTTGAATGGCCTCTATGTTGAAGATTTGGTTCGCGTGATCGGTCGAGCTGCGTTCCGCCGGTAA
- a CDS encoding DUF2309 domain-containing protein: protein MALERRTFTDAERMELRSHVELAGEAIASYWPMRTFIHHNPLHGLEELPFDQAVKRGEQLLGGKGYLPGALYRRYVAEGRIRPEDLTHVLTPLAGDRQVTFAGRQLSHLELLRLSMMHGLGDPSLEAQATDGATDQIVAWLASLADEAKTIQTESLLPWEPLDLCSQETLSGWCDRTLGTSIVSDINEQMVKWCGVFLDEGEASWVMPERQHTFYRSWKRLARYDAGLRLLGVMDVAQKIDAMDDRPEEAVLHSLAAMGIPKPAWESYFALHLSALPGWTGYIKWRSEEPHYPWQTRYPIDLVKYLAVRLFYEREFVDLRCRQRLGLAGQFDAVRGYIEQAPYGHWLRRQMVGGRLAAAVASDVQVWTRQHPHASQEEWNRFGRQVYEQSAGLRGADILKRDARRLSALAVALGVDQNLVPQTSPADVFTVLNWLDGFPVGQQSQRWLEAFETRQRLDVVGQLSGIARQLRDSDGRPATGAPARPLAQLVFCIDVRSEVFRRHLEQLGGYETLGVAGFFGIPVKYQAFGEELPVTHAPVLLKPKNHIREIPRSYHGTAASRHRLFAKLSHAGHHLLHDLKENVITPYVMVEALGWFFSVPFFGKTLFPLWYHRVTTWLKGLWLPPLATTLTIDRLSREEAQEMVAVEQRAAIRAALRQEFPELGSAITPALIDNIRLGAIENQDDQGKREVAESLGTTAAQVEALYERFRRDYTLTPRGMSSRLQRITHHGFSVSEQAYGVEAALRLMGFTSGFARLVVMCSHGSTSDNNPYESALDCGACGGNSGLPNARAFASMANNPAVRKVLESRGLKIPGDTHFVAAQHDTTRNDVRIVDLEDVPATHRKDLVRLLDDLREAGEQAAHERGLALEGTVASSKRKDSLIRASRRSVDWAQVRPEWGLSKNNLLIIGRRDLTRPLNLQGRSFLHSYDYRQDDSGKLLEAIMTAPLIVAQWINMEHYFSTVDNEVYGSGSKVYHNIVGRVGVMSGASSDLRLGLPAQTVLDGPRPYHEPMRLLAVIEAPRERVEAVIATHPSLERLFHNEWVSLVVCEPNEATFYHYDIMQGWQPVAVEPDQRTVRSDNVNGQVKVEAHPGGEACEVVESVPVERDSTTTRP from the coding sequence ATGGCACTTGAACGACGCACTTTCACCGATGCAGAGCGGATGGAATTGCGGTCTCACGTGGAACTGGCGGGAGAGGCCATCGCCTCCTACTGGCCCATGCGCACGTTCATCCACCACAACCCGTTGCATGGCCTGGAGGAGCTGCCGTTCGATCAGGCGGTGAAGCGGGGCGAACAACTGCTCGGGGGCAAAGGCTATCTGCCGGGTGCGCTTTATCGCCGGTATGTGGCGGAGGGCCGTATCCGTCCGGAAGATCTGACCCACGTGCTGACACCGCTTGCCGGAGACCGGCAGGTGACGTTTGCCGGTCGCCAATTGTCCCACCTGGAGTTGTTGCGGTTGTCCATGATGCATGGGCTCGGCGATCCGTCCCTCGAGGCACAGGCCACGGATGGGGCAACGGATCAGATTGTGGCCTGGCTTGCCTCTTTGGCCGATGAGGCCAAGACCATCCAGACGGAATCGCTCCTTCCCTGGGAACCGCTCGATCTGTGCTCACAGGAGACCCTGTCGGGCTGGTGCGATCGCACCTTGGGCACGTCGATCGTGTCGGACATCAACGAGCAGATGGTGAAATGGTGTGGAGTGTTTCTGGACGAGGGCGAAGCCTCATGGGTCATGCCCGAGCGGCAGCACACGTTTTATCGCTCCTGGAAACGACTGGCCCGGTACGATGCCGGGTTACGACTGCTGGGAGTGATGGATGTCGCGCAAAAAATCGACGCGATGGATGATCGTCCCGAAGAAGCGGTGCTCCATAGTCTGGCGGCGATGGGCATTCCCAAGCCGGCGTGGGAATCGTATTTCGCCTTACATCTGTCCGCCCTTCCCGGATGGACCGGGTACATCAAGTGGCGTTCTGAGGAACCGCATTACCCCTGGCAGACACGGTATCCCATCGATCTCGTGAAGTATCTGGCGGTACGCTTGTTCTACGAACGTGAGTTCGTCGATCTGCGCTGCCGGCAGCGGTTGGGTCTCGCGGGACAGTTTGACGCTGTCCGTGGCTACATCGAGCAGGCTCCTTACGGCCATTGGTTGAGGCGGCAGATGGTGGGCGGAAGGCTGGCGGCAGCGGTCGCCTCCGACGTGCAGGTCTGGACTCGACAGCACCCGCACGCCAGTCAGGAGGAATGGAATCGCTTCGGGCGGCAGGTATATGAGCAGAGCGCCGGCCTGCGTGGTGCCGACATCCTGAAGCGGGATGCGCGACGCTTGTCGGCGCTGGCTGTCGCCCTGGGCGTCGATCAGAACTTGGTGCCTCAGACCTCTCCTGCGGATGTGTTCACCGTGCTGAATTGGCTGGATGGATTTCCGGTCGGACAACAGAGCCAACGGTGGCTGGAGGCGTTTGAAACGCGACAGCGTCTGGATGTGGTGGGACAATTGAGCGGAATCGCCAGGCAGTTGCGCGACAGCGATGGTCGCCCCGCGACTGGTGCGCCTGCGCGTCCGCTCGCCCAACTGGTGTTTTGCATCGACGTCCGCTCTGAAGTATTCCGCCGACACCTTGAACAACTCGGCGGCTATGAAACATTGGGCGTCGCCGGATTTTTCGGTATCCCTGTGAAGTATCAGGCCTTCGGCGAAGAGCTTCCGGTGACGCATGCGCCCGTGCTCTTGAAGCCCAAGAATCATATCCGCGAAATCCCGCGCAGCTACCATGGCACGGCGGCAAGTCGGCATCGGCTATTTGCCAAACTCAGCCACGCAGGCCATCATCTGCTCCACGATCTCAAAGAAAATGTCATTACGCCGTATGTGATGGTGGAGGCCCTGGGCTGGTTTTTCAGCGTGCCGTTCTTTGGGAAAACACTCTTCCCGCTCTGGTATCACCGCGTCACGACGTGGTTGAAGGGACTGTGGTTGCCGCCGTTGGCGACGACCCTCACGATCGATCGGTTGAGCCGCGAAGAGGCGCAGGAAATGGTGGCGGTGGAACAGCGCGCCGCCATTCGCGCCGCGCTGCGGCAGGAGTTTCCAGAGCTGGGGTCCGCGATCACGCCCGCGTTGATCGATAACATCAGGCTCGGCGCCATAGAGAATCAGGACGACCAGGGCAAGCGAGAGGTCGCGGAGAGTCTGGGAACCACGGCTGCCCAAGTCGAAGCTTTGTATGAGCGATTCCGTCGTGACTACACGCTGACGCCGCGAGGCATGTCCTCCCGTCTCCAACGCATCACTCACCATGGATTTTCGGTCTCCGAGCAGGCCTATGGTGTGGAAGCAGCGCTTCGACTGATGGGATTCACCTCGGGGTTTGCGCGCCTGGTGGTCATGTGTTCCCACGGCAGCACCTCGGACAACAATCCGTATGAATCGGCGTTGGACTGCGGCGCGTGCGGAGGGAACAGCGGTTTGCCCAACGCGCGCGCCTTTGCCTCGATGGCAAACAATCCAGCGGTTCGTAAGGTCTTGGAGTCGCGCGGTCTCAAGATTCCAGGGGATACACACTTTGTGGCCGCGCAGCACGACACGACCAGGAACGATGTCCGCATCGTCGATTTAGAGGATGTCCCTGCGACACATCGGAAGGACCTGGTGCGGTTGTTGGACGATCTTCGAGAGGCGGGTGAGCAGGCGGCGCACGAACGGGGCTTGGCATTGGAGGGGACGGTTGCCTCGTCGAAGCGCAAGGACTCACTGATCAGGGCAAGCCGGAGAAGTGTGGACTGGGCCCAGGTGCGTCCGGAGTGGGGGCTGTCGAAAAATAATTTGCTCATCATCGGGCGGCGAGACCTCACGCGACCCTTGAATCTCCAAGGGCGGTCATTCCTCCATTCCTACGATTACCGACAGGATGACTCGGGGAAACTCCTGGAAGCCATCATGACGGCGCCGCTCATCGTGGCCCAGTGGATCAACATGGAGCACTATTTCTCGACCGTCGACAACGAAGTCTACGGCAGTGGGAGCAAGGTCTATCACAATATCGTCGGGCGGGTAGGGGTGATGAGTGGAGCAAGCAGTGACCTTCGGCTCGGGCTTCCTGCTCAGACTGTGCTGGACGGGCCGCGTCCCTATCACGAACCGATGCGGCTCCTCGCGGTGATCGAGGCTCCAAGGGAGCGGGTGGAAGCGGTGATTGCCACCCATCCCAGTCTCGAGCGGCTGTTCCATAACGAGTGGGTCTCGCTGGTGGTGTGCGAGCCGAACGAAGCCACCTTTTATCATTATGACATCATGCAGGGCTGGCAACCGGTGGCGGTAGAGCCGGACCAACGGACGGTGCGTTCAGATAATGTCAATGGACAGGTGAAGGTCGAAGCACATCCTGGCGGCGAGGCCTGCGAGGTCGTGGAGTCTGTGCCTGTGGAGCGGGATTCGACGACGACGCGTCCGTAG
- a CDS encoding P-II family nitrogen regulator — MLTLHPMKEIRIVIEGEHLKIVTSLLDRVGATGYTIINNVSGKGHHGFHEGHLLFDDTSSQVIVFTVVPEERIEPILAGLGPVFHKHSGAMFVSDVSVTRRDHFVVR, encoded by the coding sequence ATGTTGACGCTGCATCCGATGAAAGAGATTCGAATTGTCATCGAAGGGGAACACCTGAAAATCGTGACCAGTCTACTCGACCGGGTGGGCGCGACCGGGTACACGATCATCAACAACGTATCGGGCAAGGGGCATCACGGGTTTCATGAAGGGCACTTGCTGTTCGACGACACCAGCAGCCAGGTGATCGTCTTTACCGTGGTGCCGGAGGAGCGTATCGAGCCGATTCTGGCGGGGCTCGGGCCGGTGTTCCACAAACATTCGGGTGCGATGTTTGTCAGCGACGTCTCCGTGACCCGCCGGGATCATTTCGTCGTTCGATAG
- a CDS encoding PAS domain S-box protein, which yields MSTTLMASSHRSRSKTSRPVTSEIAAAEVLAWLSDCIHGGLCFVCKGLLIFENSQFAELVESVVSGGAAQEPTLRKRLLDDAIAWNERDLGARKSVEYHLAAPDGRSLHYDCRFNVVPYRGERGVLMVLEDVTERVRLAQDAAQVARFQSVLARIGTLGVSGVSAQVLMNEAVKETATALEVELCKILIPREPDGHLYIMAGSGLRDELIGKLTIEGGTHSQAGYAIRERMPVVVEDLRRETRFSASKLLTEHGAVAGMCVPMLVEDRVYGVMTAHSKRVRRFTQQEQEFLSTMANTVGTVLERRRHEETQMDFYHRLFLSAQDGVMMTDTTGTIVDWNPAMERMTGWTREEALGQRPVILKSGKHAPEFYERLWQSIRAGHPFVERFVNRRKDGSEFLVWESVSPVKASDGTTQYFMAILTDLSEREQMLEALRHTEQVKLVGQLAGGILHEVRNPLIGLGSLATHLAEQTTLPQDARDRCRLIAREAARIDELLESHLSQLRPRPFDIAACDLASVLEDTCTLLRPNLVKNQIVVRTAVSSDLPAVEASRAHILQVCLNIVMNAIDAMPGGGQVHATLTPEVRRAPGVLMRLADGGKGIAPEDLQRIYEPFFTNGKAKGVGLGLTITRDIVERHHGQLVIESPPGQGAVVSVWLPVRHDASRGIER from the coding sequence ATGAGCACGACGTTGATGGCTTCTTCCCACCGCAGCCGCTCCAAAACCTCCAGACCTGTCACGTCCGAGATCGCTGCCGCTGAAGTGTTGGCGTGGCTCAGCGATTGTATCCACGGCGGGCTCTGCTTCGTCTGCAAGGGCCTTCTCATTTTCGAAAATTCTCAATTTGCAGAGCTGGTCGAGAGCGTCGTCTCCGGCGGGGCGGCACAGGAGCCTACGCTGCGGAAGCGGCTGTTGGACGACGCCATCGCGTGGAACGAACGAGATCTGGGCGCGCGCAAGAGCGTGGAGTATCACCTGGCTGCCCCAGACGGACGGTCCCTGCATTACGACTGCCGTTTCAATGTCGTGCCTTATCGAGGTGAGCGCGGCGTGCTCATGGTGTTGGAGGATGTTACGGAGCGGGTGCGGCTCGCCCAGGATGCCGCGCAGGTGGCGCGATTTCAATCGGTGTTGGCGCGCATCGGGACGCTCGGCGTGAGCGGCGTATCTGCCCAGGTGCTGATGAATGAGGCCGTGAAGGAAACGGCCACTGCCCTGGAGGTGGAGCTCTGCAAAATCCTCATCCCACGAGAACCGGACGGCCATCTCTACATCATGGCGGGAAGCGGTCTGCGGGATGAACTCATCGGAAAATTGACCATCGAAGGCGGGACCCACTCGCAGGCCGGGTACGCGATTCGGGAACGCATGCCGGTGGTGGTAGAGGATCTTCGCAGGGAAACGCGGTTTTCCGCGTCCAAATTGTTGACTGAGCATGGCGCGGTCGCCGGCATGTGTGTGCCGATGCTGGTCGAAGACCGGGTCTATGGGGTCATGACCGCCCATTCCAAGCGCGTACGCCGGTTCACCCAGCAGGAGCAGGAATTCCTCTCGACGATGGCGAACACGGTCGGTACGGTGTTGGAGCGCCGGCGGCATGAAGAGACGCAGATGGATTTTTATCATCGCCTGTTCCTGTCCGCGCAGGACGGCGTGATGATGACGGATACGACCGGAACCATCGTCGACTGGAATCCGGCCATGGAGCGCATGACCGGATGGACGCGCGAAGAGGCCTTGGGGCAGCGTCCGGTGATTCTGAAGTCGGGGAAACATGCGCCGGAATTTTATGAGCGGCTGTGGCAATCGATCCGGGCCGGGCATCCATTTGTGGAACGGTTCGTCAATCGTCGTAAAGACGGCTCGGAGTTTCTGGTCTGGGAAAGTGTCAGCCCGGTCAAGGCCTCCGATGGCACCACGCAATACTTCATGGCGATTCTGACCGACCTCAGTGAGCGTGAACAAATGCTGGAAGCCCTGCGCCATACCGAACAAGTCAAACTCGTCGGACAATTGGCCGGTGGGATCTTGCATGAGGTGCGGAATCCCCTCATCGGCCTGGGGAGCCTGGCCACGCACCTGGCCGAACAAACCACCCTGCCGCAGGACGCCCGTGACCGTTGCCGGTTGATCGCCAGGGAGGCGGCGCGGATCGACGAACTCCTCGAATCGCACCTCAGCCAGTTACGGCCAAGGCCCTTCGACATTGCCGCCTGCGACCTGGCCTCGGTGCTGGAGGATACCTGCACGCTGCTTCGTCCGAATCTGGTAAAGAATCAGATCGTGGTCAGGACCGCGGTCTCTTCCGACCTCCCTGCGGTTGAGGCTTCGAGGGCTCACATCCTGCAGGTTTGCCTCAATATTGTGATGAATGCCATCGATGCGATGCCGGGCGGCGGCCAGGTCCATGCGACGCTCACTCCGGAGGTCCGGCGCGCTCCCGGCGTGTTGATGCGTCTCGCCGATGGAGGGAAGGGCATCGCGCCTGAGGATTTGCAGCGCATCTACGAGCCGTTTTTCACGAATGGGAAGGCGAAGGGCGTGGGCCTCGGGTTGACCATCACTCGGGACATCGTGGAACGCCATCACGGGCAGCTCGTGATTGAAAGTCCGCCGGGGCAAGGAGCCGTGGTTTCTGTGTGGCTTCCGGTCAGGCACGACGCGTCGAGAGGAATCGAGCGATGA
- a CDS encoding sigma-54-dependent Fis family transcriptional regulator has product MAWQLLLLEDEVSVREAFALRLRDQGYVVQTAESGEEALSLLRTFEPDVLVVDLVMPNLSGLDVLTRVKQLSPELPVIVLTARGTVKDAVEAMQLGAFDFVAKSIDMDDLLHTLRRATDFLTLQRQVQLHSGQDAARYALDRVIARSPVTQHFLAQVRELIKNDRVTVLLQGETGTGKQYMGRVIHYNSARVGKPCLEVDCPSIPQELFESELFGHEKGSFTGATGRKCGLLEMAEGGTIFFDEIGDLPLPLQAKLLRVLEERTIRRVGGAASIPIDVRVMAATNRNLKDAVAKGEFREDLYFRLNVVTLTVPPLRDRREDIIPLAEQFLTRSALALRKPVRTLGASAQTLLRGYSLPGNVRELSNLIERAVLFCAGTTLEAANFPADVQQAVLPSLQSHPAVPTPGEGSADPTQVHISFQVGMQSLADLEDRIIGEVLARSGGNKTLAAKQLGVTRWMLDRRRKPRA; this is encoded by the coding sequence ATGGCGTGGCAACTGTTATTGCTGGAAGATGAGGTGTCGGTTCGCGAGGCGTTTGCCTTGCGACTGCGCGATCAGGGGTATGTGGTGCAGACGGCTGAATCGGGAGAGGAGGCTTTGAGTCTCCTGCGGACCTTTGAGCCGGATGTGCTCGTGGTGGACCTGGTGATGCCGAATCTGTCGGGCTTGGATGTGCTGACCCGGGTGAAGCAGCTGTCGCCGGAGCTTCCGGTCATTGTGTTGACGGCGAGGGGGACGGTGAAAGATGCCGTAGAGGCAATGCAATTGGGCGCCTTTGATTTCGTCGCCAAAAGCATCGACATGGACGATCTCCTGCATACGCTGCGGCGAGCGACTGACTTCCTGACCCTCCAACGGCAGGTGCAGTTGCACAGTGGCCAGGATGCCGCGCGGTACGCGCTGGATCGTGTGATCGCCAGGAGTCCCGTCACGCAGCACTTTCTCGCGCAGGTGAGGGAGCTGATCAAGAACGATCGGGTGACGGTGTTGTTGCAGGGCGAGACGGGAACCGGTAAGCAGTATATGGGGCGCGTAATTCACTACAACAGTGCGCGCGTGGGGAAACCTTGCCTGGAGGTGGATTGCCCGTCGATTCCCCAGGAGCTGTTCGAAAGCGAGCTGTTCGGCCACGAGAAGGGATCGTTTACCGGGGCGACCGGCAGGAAATGCGGCCTGCTGGAGATGGCCGAGGGGGGGACGATCTTTTTCGACGAAATCGGCGACCTGCCGTTGCCGTTGCAGGCAAAACTGCTTCGGGTGTTGGAAGAACGGACGATCCGGCGGGTCGGAGGGGCGGCGAGCATCCCGATCGACGTGCGCGTGATGGCTGCGACGAATCGGAATCTGAAGGACGCGGTGGCCAAGGGAGAGTTTCGTGAAGATCTGTACTTTCGCCTCAATGTGGTGACACTCACGGTGCCGCCCCTTCGCGACCGGAGGGAGGACATTATCCCCCTCGCGGAACAGTTTCTGACCCGATCAGCCTTGGCGCTGAGAAAACCGGTGCGAACCCTGGGTGCCAGCGCGCAAACCTTGCTCCGTGGCTATTCCCTGCCCGGCAACGTGCGGGAACTGAGCAATCTGATCGAACGGGCCGTGTTGTTTTGCGCCGGGACCACGCTCGAGGCGGCCAATTTTCCCGCAGATGTCCAACAGGCGGTCTTGCCGTCCCTGCAGAGCCACCCGGCCGTTCCCACACCCGGTGAGGGATCGGCTGACCCCACTCAGGTTCACATCAGTTTCCAGGTCGGCATGCAATCCCTGGCCGACCTGGAGGACCGGATCATCGGGGAAGTGCTGGCACGCTCAGGTGGCAACAAGACCTTGGCTGCGAAACAACTGGGTGTGACCCGCTGGATGTTGGATCGTCGCCGCAAGCCTCGGGCCTAG
- a CDS encoding DUF2294 family protein, with protein MAQARTPADLEYAVMLAILNFHTEFMKSTYSHVDVQLSEDIIKVTLTRIGTVPAEARLAQSEEGRALLRQVHEALFTSCQEVLMQRIERVVDRKVRTMVTSLDPVSGRSHIAINL; from the coding sequence ATGGCGCAGGCTCGTACTCCCGCTGATCTCGAATATGCCGTCATGCTGGCGATTCTGAACTTTCACACGGAGTTCATGAAATCCACTTATTCGCATGTCGACGTCCAATTGTCTGAGGACATCATCAAGGTGACGTTGACTAGGATTGGAACGGTGCCTGCCGAAGCGCGCTTGGCTCAATCCGAGGAGGGACGGGCGCTGCTCCGGCAAGTGCACGAGGCCCTGTTCACCTCTTGTCAGGAGGTGCTCATGCAGCGCATTGAACGCGTCGTCGATCGCAAAGTGCGGACGATGGTGACCAGTCTCGACCCGGTCTCCGGGAGGAGCCATATCGCGATCAATCTCTAA